A region from the Streptomyces sp. 3214.6 genome encodes:
- a CDS encoding DNA gyrase/topoisomerase IV subunit B — protein sequence MTAETSVPSTALLAGADRDGSNYTARHLLVLEGLEAVRKRPGMYIGSTDSRGLMHCLWEIIDNSVDEALGGYCDNIEVILHDDASVEVRDNGRGIPVDVEPKTGLSGVEVVMTKLHAGGKFGGGSYAASGGLHGVGASVVNALSARLDVEVDRSGHTHAISFRRGVPGAFAADGPDAKFETGGLRKVKRIAKNRTGTRVRYWADRQIFLKDARLSLENLHQRARQTAFLVPGLTIVVRDEYGLGEGGSKGEESFRFDGGISEFCEYLATDKPVCDVLRFTGQGTFKETVPVLDEHGQMSPTEVTRELGVDVALRWGTGYDTMLRSFVNIIATPKGGTHVAGFEQAVAKTMNEVLRAKKLLRVAEDDIVKDDALEGLTAVVTVRLAEPQFEGQTKEVLGTSAARRIVNTVISRELKAFLTSTKRDAAAQARVVMEKAVAAARTRIAARQHKDAQRRKTALESSSLPAKLADCRSDDVERSELFIVEGDSALGTAKLARNSEFQALLPIRGKILNVQKSSVTDMLKNAECGAIIQVIGAGSGRTFDIDAARYGKIIMMTDADVDGSHIRTLLLTLFHRYMRPMVEAGRVFAAVPPLHRIELIQPKKGQDKYVYTYSDRELRDKLMEFQSKGVRYKDSIQRYKGLGEMDADQLAETTMDPRHRTLRRINLSDLDSAEQVFDLLMGNDVAPRKEFISSSAATLDRSRIDA from the coding sequence GTGACCGCCGAAACGTCCGTGCCGTCCACAGCGCTGCTGGCAGGAGCAGACCGGGACGGTTCCAACTACACCGCGCGGCACCTGCTCGTCCTCGAGGGCCTCGAGGCCGTGCGGAAGCGCCCGGGTATGTACATCGGCTCGACCGACAGCCGTGGTCTGATGCACTGCCTGTGGGAGATCATCGACAACTCCGTCGACGAAGCCCTGGGCGGATACTGCGACAACATCGAGGTGATCCTTCACGACGACGCCTCGGTCGAGGTCCGTGACAACGGCCGTGGCATCCCGGTCGACGTGGAGCCCAAGACCGGCCTGTCCGGCGTCGAGGTCGTCATGACCAAGCTGCACGCTGGCGGCAAGTTCGGCGGCGGCTCCTACGCCGCCTCCGGCGGTCTGCACGGCGTCGGCGCCTCCGTGGTCAACGCCCTGTCCGCCCGACTCGACGTCGAGGTGGACCGAAGCGGCCACACCCACGCCATCAGCTTCCGGCGAGGAGTCCCGGGCGCCTTCGCCGCGGACGGCCCCGACGCCAAGTTCGAGACGGGCGGCCTGCGCAAGGTCAAGAGGATCGCCAAGAACCGCACCGGCACGCGGGTGCGGTACTGGGCCGACCGTCAGATCTTCCTCAAGGACGCCAGGCTCTCCCTGGAGAACCTCCACCAGCGGGCCCGGCAGACTGCGTTCCTGGTGCCCGGCCTGACCATCGTCGTGCGCGACGAGTACGGCCTCGGCGAGGGCGGCAGCAAGGGCGAGGAGTCCTTCCGCTTCGACGGCGGCATCAGCGAGTTCTGCGAGTACCTGGCCACCGACAAGCCCGTCTGCGACGTCCTGCGCTTCACGGGGCAGGGCACGTTCAAGGAGACGGTCCCGGTCCTGGACGAGCACGGGCAGATGTCCCCGACGGAGGTCACCCGCGAGCTCGGCGTCGACGTGGCGCTGCGCTGGGGTACCGGCTACGACACGATGCTCCGGTCGTTCGTCAACATCATCGCCACGCCCAAGGGCGGCACCCACGTCGCCGGCTTCGAGCAGGCGGTCGCCAAGACGATGAACGAGGTGCTGCGGGCCAAGAAGCTGCTGCGTGTCGCAGAGGACGACATCGTCAAGGACGACGCCCTGGAGGGCCTGACCGCGGTCGTCACCGTCCGCCTCGCCGAGCCCCAGTTCGAGGGCCAGACCAAGGAGGTCCTCGGCACCTCGGCGGCCCGGCGCATCGTGAACACCGTGATCTCCAGGGAACTCAAGGCGTTCCTGACCTCCACGAAGCGCGATGCCGCAGCTCAGGCGCGGGTCGTCATGGAGAAGGCGGTCGCCGCGGCCCGGACGCGTATCGCGGCCCGGCAGCACAAGGACGCACAGCGCCGCAAGACGGCACTGGAGTCCTCGTCCCTTCCCGCGAAGCTCGCCGACTGCCGCAGCGACGACGTCGAGCGCAGCGAGCTGTTCATCGTCGAGGGAGACTCCGCGCTTGGTACGGCGAAGCTCGCCCGCAACTCCGAGTTCCAGGCGCTGCTGCCGATCCGGGGCAAGATCCTCAACGTTCAGAAGTCGTCTGTGACCGACATGCTCAAGAACGCGGAGTGCGGTGCGATCATCCAGGTCATAGGGGCGGGCTCCGGGCGCACCTTCGACATCGACGCGGCTCGCTACGGCAAGATCATCATGATGACCGACGCCGATGTCGACGGCTCCCACATCAGGACCCTCCTCCTGACCCTGTTCCACCGCTACATGCGGCCCATGGTCGAGGCCGGCCGGGTGTTCGCCGCGGTGCCGCCGCTGCACCGCATCGAACTCATCCAGCCCAAGAAGGGCCAGGACAAGTACGTGTACACGTACTCGGACCGCGAGCTGCGCGACAAGCTCATGGAGTTCCAGAGCAAGGGCGTCCGGTACAAGGACTCCATCCAGCGTTACAAGGGTCTCGGCGAGATGGACGCCGACCAGCTGGCCGAGACGACGATGGACCCCCGCCACCGCACCCTGCGGCGCATCAACCTCTCCGACCTGGATTCGGCGGAGCAGGTGTTCGACCTGCTCATGGGCAACGACGTGGCACCGCGCAAGGAGTTCATCTCCAGCTCGGCGGCGACGCTGGACCGGTCCCGCATCGACGCGTAG
- a CDS encoding DUF7455 domain-containing protein has product MTTVLTPASPLTAADRCDRCGAQAYVRVVLLSGGELLFCAHHGRKFEPELKKIAAEIQDETERLTTVPASVSEEER; this is encoded by the coding sequence GTGACTACTGTTCTGACCCCCGCGAGCCCGCTGACGGCCGCTGACCGCTGCGACCGCTGCGGCGCCCAGGCGTACGTGCGCGTCGTCCTGCTCAGCGGCGGAGAACTGCTCTTCTGCGCCCACCACGGCCGCAAGTTCGAGCCGGAACTCAAGAAGATCGCCGCCGAGATACAGGATGAGACGGAGCGGCTGACGACCGTTCCGGCGTCCGTCTCCGAAGAAGAGCGCTGA
- a CDS encoding serine protease, with amino-acid sequence MRRPLVRALARPLILAAVAMAIPLASAAPAASDGVVLGGFPIDVSQSPWTVALSSRDRFGGMRSGQFCGGVAVGPSTVLTAAHCMGEDVLGVPSAKATDLKVVAGRTDLYADTGREVSVRSVWVNPGYDSSSNAGDFAVLTLAEPLPAASVIAMAGEGDRAYAPGTDAVVYGWGDLTGFGAYAHRLRAASLHVLSDTLCELAYPGSADGTYIARSMVCAGEVRGGRDACQGDSGGPLVAGGRLIGLVSWGDGCGRPGSPGVYTRVSDAVRTLGWSAATRRPHKAPERA; translated from the coding sequence ATGCGTCGTCCCCTTGTCCGGGCCTTGGCCCGGCCGTTGATCCTGGCGGCCGTGGCCATGGCCATACCGTTGGCCTCCGCCGCCCCGGCGGCCTCCGACGGCGTCGTGCTGGGAGGCTTTCCGATCGACGTCTCCCAGAGTCCGTGGACGGTCGCGCTGTCCAGCCGTGACCGGTTCGGAGGTATGCGCTCGGGGCAGTTCTGCGGAGGCGTGGCGGTCGGCCCGTCGACCGTGCTGACCGCGGCCCATTGCATGGGCGAGGATGTCCTGGGAGTGCCGTCGGCCAAGGCGACCGACCTGAAGGTCGTCGCGGGCCGTACGGACCTGTACGCGGACACAGGCCGGGAGGTCTCCGTGCGCAGCGTCTGGGTGAACCCGGGCTACGACAGTTCCAGCAACGCCGGGGACTTCGCCGTGCTCACCCTGGCCGAGCCCCTCCCGGCGGCGTCGGTCATCGCCATGGCGGGCGAGGGCGACCGGGCATACGCGCCCGGCACGGACGCCGTCGTCTACGGCTGGGGTGACCTCACGGGGTTCGGCGCGTACGCGCACAGGCTGCGGGCGGCCAGCCTGCATGTGCTGTCCGACACACTCTGCGAACTGGCGTATCCGGGATCGGCCGACGGCACGTACATCGCGCGGAGCATGGTCTGCGCCGGAGAGGTGCGGGGCGGCCGTGACGCCTGCCAGGGGGACAGCGGAGGTCCGCTGGTCGCGGGTGGCCGGCTCATCGGGCTCGTGTCGTGGGGCGACGGCTGTGGGCGGCCGGGAAGCCCGGGCGTCTACACCCGGGTGTCCGACGCCGTACGGACACTGGGCTGGAGCGCCGCCACTCGGAGACCCCACAAAGCTCCTGAGCGCGCCTGA
- a CDS encoding RNA polymerase sigma factor — MSASTSRTLPPEIAESVSVMALIERGKAEGQIAGDDVRRAFEADQIPATQWKNVLRSLNQILEEEGVTLMVSAAEPKRTRKSVAAKSPAKRTATKTVAAKTVTTRKATATTAAAPVAPAVDDPAEEAAPAKKAAAKKTTPAKKTVAKKTVAKKTAAKKTTAKKDDAELVEEEVLEDAPKTGDEPEGTESAGFVLSDEDEDDAPAQQVAAAGATADPVKDYLKQIGKVPLLNAEQEVELAKRIEAGLFAEDKLANADKLAPKLKRELEIIAEDGRRAKNHLLEANLRLVVSLAKRYTGRGMLFLDLIQEGNLGLIRAVEKFDYTKGYKFSTYATWWIRQAITRAMADQARTIRIPVHMVEVINKLARVQRQMLQDLGREPTPEELAKELDMTPEKVIEVQKYGREPISLHTPLGEDGDSEFGDLIEDSEAVVPADAVSFTLLQEQLHSVLDTLSEREAGVVSMRFGLTDGQPKTLDEIGKVYGVTRERIRQIESKTMSKLRHPSRSQVLRDYLD, encoded by the coding sequence GTGTCGGCCAGCACATCCCGTACGCTCCCGCCGGAGATCGCCGAGTCCGTCTCTGTCATGGCGCTCATTGAGCGGGGAAAGGCTGAGGGGCAGATCGCCGGCGACGATGTGCGTCGGGCCTTCGAAGCTGACCAGATTCCGGCCACTCAGTGGAAGAACGTACTGCGCAGCCTCAACCAGATCCTCGAGGAAGAGGGTGTGACGCTGATGGTCAGTGCCGCGGAGCCCAAGCGCACCCGAAAGAGCGTCGCAGCGAAGAGTCCGGCCAAGCGCACCGCCACCAAGACGGTCGCGGCGAAGACGGTGACCACGAGGAAGGCCACCGCCACCACCGCGGCCGCCCCGGTCGCACCCGCTGTGGACGACCCCGCAGAAGAAGCCGCCCCTGCCAAGAAGGCGGCCGCCAAGAAGACGACGCCCGCCAAGAAGACGGTCGCGAAGAAGACCGTCGCCAAGAAGACGGCGGCCAAGAAGACCACCGCCAAGAAGGACGACGCCGAGCTGGTCGAGGAAGAGGTCCTCGAGGACGCTCCCAAGACCGGCGACGAGCCCGAGGGCACCGAGAGCGCCGGCTTCGTACTCTCCGACGAGGACGAGGACGACGCCCCCGCCCAGCAGGTCGCCGCGGCCGGCGCCACCGCCGACCCGGTCAAGGACTACCTCAAGCAGATCGGCAAGGTCCCCCTGCTCAACGCCGAGCAGGAGGTCGAGCTCGCCAAGCGCATCGAGGCCGGTCTGTTCGCCGAGGACAAGCTGGCCAACGCCGACAAGCTCGCCCCCAAGCTCAAGCGCGAGCTGGAGATCATCGCCGAGGACGGTCGGCGCGCCAAGAACCACCTCCTGGAGGCCAACCTCCGCCTCGTGGTCTCCCTGGCCAAGCGCTACACCGGCCGCGGCATGCTCTTCCTGGACCTCATCCAGGAGGGCAACCTCGGTCTGATCCGCGCGGTCGAGAAGTTCGACTACACCAAGGGCTACAAGTTCTCCACGTACGCCACCTGGTGGATCCGTCAGGCGATCACCCGCGCGATGGCCGACCAGGCCCGCACCATCCGTATCCCGGTGCACATGGTCGAGGTCATCAACAAGCTCGCGCGCGTGCAGCGCCAGATGCTCCAGGACCTGGGCCGCGAACCCACCCCGGAGGAGCTGGCCAAGGAACTCGACATGACCCCCGAGAAGGTCATCGAGGTCCAGAAGTACGGCCGCGAGCCCATTTCGCTGCACACCCCGCTGGGCGAGGACGGCGACAGCGAGTTCGGTGACCTCATCGAGGACTCCGAGGCCGTCGTCCCGGCCGACGCCGTCAGCTTCACCCTCCTGCAGGAGCAGCTGCACTCCGTCCTCGACACCCTGTCGGAGCGCGAGGCAGGCGTCGTCTCCATGCGGTTCGGTCTCACCGACGGTCAGCCGAAGACCCTCGACGAGATTGGCAAGGTGTATGGCGTCACGCGCGAGCGCATCCGCCAGATCGAGTCCAAGACCATGTCGAAGCTGCGTCACCCGTCCCGTTCGCAGGTGCTGCGCGACTACCTCGACTAG
- a CDS encoding FadR/GntR family transcriptional regulator — protein MSTLAHTMMTAARSADSGLAGPGELDRYPYAEATSADRVGAPVWETADPELGRVGRRTAGSRGRGLHGQLVQQLGQMIVSGDLGADRPLVPEEIGQRFEVSRTVVRESLRVLEAKGLVSARPNVGTRVRPVSDWNLLDPDIIEWRAFGPQRDDQRRELSELRWTIEPLAARLAAGHGRADIQQRLSDMVEIMAHAMGQGDALTYSRADAEFHSLLIQVAGNRMLEHLSGIVSSALQVSGGPVTGCDRPNDASLGCHGRIVDALAAGDGAAAEAAMRQLLTVHPEVERVVPAPREH, from the coding sequence GTGAGTACCCTTGCGCACACCATGATGACCGCCGCCCGCTCCGCCGACTCCGGTCTGGCCGGCCCGGGCGAACTCGACCGCTACCCCTACGCCGAGGCCACGTCAGCCGACCGCGTCGGAGCTCCCGTCTGGGAGACCGCGGACCCCGAGCTGGGCCGCGTGGGCCGCCGCACCGCGGGCAGCCGCGGACGCGGACTGCACGGCCAACTCGTCCAGCAGCTGGGCCAGATGATCGTCTCGGGCGACCTGGGTGCCGACCGTCCGCTGGTGCCCGAGGAGATCGGCCAGCGGTTCGAGGTGTCCCGCACCGTCGTCCGCGAGTCGCTGCGTGTCCTCGAGGCCAAGGGCCTGGTCAGCGCCCGGCCGAACGTCGGCACGCGCGTGCGTCCCGTGAGCGACTGGAATCTCCTCGACCCGGACATCATCGAGTGGCGGGCCTTCGGTCCCCAGCGCGACGACCAGCGGCGCGAGCTCAGCGAACTGCGCTGGACGATCGAGCCGCTCGCCGCCCGCCTCGCTGCCGGGCACGGGCGCGCCGACATCCAGCAGCGCCTGTCCGACATGGTCGAGATCATGGCGCACGCCATGGGGCAGGGCGACGCGCTCACCTACTCCCGGGCCGACGCCGAGTTCCACTCGCTGCTCATCCAGGTCGCGGGCAACCGCATGCTGGAGCACCTTTCCGGGATCGTGTCGTCCGCCCTCCAGGTCTCCGGCGGCCCGGTCACAGGCTGTGACCGGCCGAACGATGCGTCGCTCGGGTGTCACGGCAGGATCGTCGACGCTCTCGCCGCGGGCGACGGCGCCGCGGCCGAAGCGGCCATGAGGCAGCTGCTCACGGTTCATCCCGAGGTGGAGCGCGTCGTGCCGGCGCCACGCGAGCACTGA
- a CDS encoding ABC transporter ATP-binding protein: MIQAFGLTSNSRKALPPAVDDVSFEARASRVTVLLGAPGAGKTTALRLLLELQQGRGLAYFRGRPLHRIAHPSREVGVLLGDVPGHPARTVRGHLRMLCAAVGVPVRRADEVLEVVGLVSLRDERLGTLSRGMDRRLGLACALLADPHTLVLDDPADGLAGREHRWLHGMLRAHADQGGTVLMTTADPKEAARTADRVVTLDQGRLVADQEAADFARTRLRPRVAVRSPHAARLADLLAKEARAAHRSLEVVQEDGNRLSVYGSSCAHVGEAAFRHGILVHQLADETGDMGPGAGAQIPRRARPETGSAPAAEEPAAAGVPVSAMAGPKAFGDAPAENGTQETDTAEAPRTPEDEPSASPAPGRPTDVAPRGALPASDGGSAPGVAATAVGATAETIPGVSGTATATEAAVVDERPPNAEPAAVPPARQPRRPSASHTFDALPALPPPISVRSAPSPLRPLRYELRRAAGISTGFLTGAAVLVVSALAAVLLARVGHTSQARLLAAWPVQLPLPPAALGAGLLGALAFGDEFRHPALAADRGTVPRRLGVLTAKLLVAALTALMLAFLTVGCDAEALYLVYGRELAQVPAEWLALSASWLGLTVGCAWAGVLAAGVFRSTTAGLAAVVAVPVVVVPVVQKAVESTSVRAAAGLSMRLRETLLVQWPFGGERYLFAVARVLAQPVGGALTLSLTALLCAYVFMTLRSRVR, encoded by the coding sequence GTGATCCAGGCCTTCGGACTGACCAGCAACTCCCGTAAGGCGCTTCCGCCCGCCGTCGACGACGTCTCCTTCGAGGCGCGCGCGAGCCGCGTCACCGTACTGCTCGGAGCGCCGGGCGCGGGCAAGACCACGGCGTTGAGACTCCTGCTCGAACTCCAACAGGGCCGCGGCCTTGCCTACTTCAGAGGCCGCCCCTTGCATCGCATCGCCCACCCCTCCCGTGAGGTCGGCGTGCTCCTGGGCGATGTGCCCGGGCACCCGGCCCGCACGGTCCGCGGCCATCTGCGCATGCTGTGCGCGGCCGTCGGCGTTCCGGTCCGGCGGGCCGACGAAGTGCTCGAGGTGGTCGGCCTGGTCAGCCTGCGCGACGAACGCCTCGGCACCCTCTCCCGCGGCATGGACCGTCGGCTCGGCCTGGCCTGCGCTCTCCTCGCGGACCCGCACACCCTCGTCCTCGACGACCCGGCCGACGGGCTCGCCGGGCGCGAGCACCGTTGGCTGCACGGCATGCTGCGCGCGCACGCGGACCAGGGCGGCACCGTTCTGATGACCACGGCCGATCCCAAGGAGGCCGCCCGCACCGCCGACCGCGTCGTCACCCTGGACCAGGGCAGACTCGTCGCCGATCAGGAGGCCGCCGACTTCGCCCGCACCCGGCTGCGCCCCCGGGTGGCCGTCCGCAGTCCACACGCCGCCCGCCTGGCCGACCTGCTCGCCAAGGAGGCCCGGGCCGCGCACCGCTCCCTCGAGGTCGTGCAGGAGGACGGCAACCGGCTCTCGGTGTACGGCAGCAGTTGCGCCCATGTCGGCGAGGCGGCGTTCCGGCACGGCATTCTCGTCCACCAACTCGCCGATGAGACAGGCGACATGGGGCCGGGGGCAGGAGCGCAGATTCCGCGTCGGGCGCGCCCCGAAACAGGGTCGGCCCCCGCGGCGGAGGAGCCGGCCGCCGCGGGAGTCCCTGTGTCGGCCATGGCAGGCCCGAAGGCCTTCGGGGACGCGCCGGCGGAGAACGGCACCCAGGAGACCGACACCGCTGAAGCGCCGCGCACGCCCGAGGACGAGCCGTCGGCTTCCCCCGCGCCGGGCCGGCCGACCGATGTGGCCCCTCGTGGTGCCCTTCCGGCGTCTGACGGCGGTTCCGCGCCCGGTGTCGCCGCTACGGCTGTCGGCGCCACGGCCGAAACCATCCCAGGCGTGTCCGGGACCGCGACGGCGACCGAGGCGGCCGTCGTGGACGAGCGCCCCCCCAATGCCGAGCCGGCCGCCGTGCCCCCCGCTCGGCAGCCCCGGCGTCCCTCCGCCTCCCATACCTTCGACGCCCTGCCCGCCCTGCCACCCCCCATCTCCGTGCGCTCCGCCCCCAGCCCCCTGCGGCCCCTCCGCTACGAACTCCGCCGAGCCGCCGGAATCAGCACCGGATTCCTGACCGGCGCAGCGGTACTGGTCGTCTCCGCCCTCGCCGCCGTACTCCTGGCCCGGGTGGGCCATACCTCGCAGGCGCGGCTGCTGGCCGCGTGGCCCGTGCAACTGCCGCTGCCGCCCGCCGCGCTCGGCGCGGGACTGCTCGGTGCGCTGGCCTTCGGAGACGAGTTCCGCCACCCCGCCCTGGCGGCGGACCGCGGCACCGTGCCCCGCAGGCTGGGGGTACTCACCGCCAAGCTCCTCGTCGCCGCTCTCACCGCCCTGATGCTGGCCTTCCTCACGGTGGGCTGCGATGCCGAAGCGCTCTATCTCGTCTACGGACGGGAACTCGCGCAGGTTCCCGCGGAGTGGCTTGCGCTGAGCGCGAGTTGGCTCGGCCTCACGGTCGGCTGCGCCTGGGCCGGTGTCCTGGCCGCCGGCGTCTTCCGGTCCACCACGGCCGGACTGGCGGCAGTGGTCGCCGTGCCCGTTGTCGTCGTACCCGTCGTACAGAAGGCCGTGGAGAGCACGTCGGTGCGGGCGGCGGCGGGACTCTCGATGCGGTTGCGCGAGACGCTTTTGGTGCAATGGCCCTTCGGGGGAGAGCGCTATCTGTTCGCCGTGGCGCGCGTGCTCGCCCAACCCGTCGGCGGGGCGCTGACGTTGTCCCTGACGGCTCTGCTGTGCGCGTATGTGTTCATGACCCTGCGCAGCAGGGTCCGATGA
- a CDS encoding NUDIX hydrolase has protein sequence MPYDPSAFPPFAVTVDLVVLTVRRHALCALAVRRGEAPFQGRWALPGGFVRADEDLTQAAARELAEETGLRAHDPSVPAQDNGAHLEQLATYGDPKRDPRMRVVSVAHLALAPDLPAPRAGGDASNARWAPVEELLQHGGYGRDGEPVAPLAFDHAQILADGVERARSKIEYSSLATAFCPTEFTVGELRRVYEAVWGVALDPRNFHRKVTGTPGFLVPTGGTTTRQGGRPAQLFRAGGATLLNPPMLRPEV, from the coding sequence ATGCCCTACGACCCGTCAGCGTTTCCGCCCTTTGCCGTCACCGTGGACCTGGTCGTGCTGACCGTGCGCCGCCATGCCCTGTGCGCGCTGGCGGTGCGCAGGGGTGAGGCGCCGTTCCAGGGGCGGTGGGCGCTTCCGGGCGGCTTCGTGCGGGCCGACGAGGACCTCACCCAGGCGGCGGCCCGCGAACTGGCCGAGGAGACCGGACTGCGCGCCCACGACCCTTCGGTCCCCGCCCAGGACAACGGCGCCCACCTGGAGCAGCTCGCCACGTACGGCGATCCCAAGCGTGACCCCCGGATGCGTGTCGTGAGCGTCGCGCACCTGGCGCTGGCCCCGGACCTGCCGGCTCCGCGAGCGGGCGGCGATGCCAGCAACGCGCGCTGGGCGCCCGTCGAGGAACTCCTCCAGCACGGCGGTTACGGCCGGGACGGGGAACCGGTCGCGCCGCTGGCCTTCGACCACGCGCAGATCCTCGCGGACGGCGTGGAACGGGCCCGCTCCAAGATCGAGTACTCGTCCCTGGCGACCGCGTTCTGCCCCACCGAGTTCACGGTCGGCGAACTGCGGCGGGTGTACGAGGCGGTGTGGGGAGTGGCGCTCGACCCGCGAAACTTCCACCGCAAGGTGACGGGCACGCCCGGCTTCCTGGTGCCCACCGGCGGCACGACCACCCGGCAGGGTGGCAGGCCTGCGCAGCTCTTCCGCGCGGGCGGTGCGACCTTGCTCAACCCGCCGATGCTGCGCCCCGAGGTGTGA
- a CDS encoding glycogen debranching N-terminal domain-containing protein — MICVALPGLAISTEQGQLTGRGLEGFYRAGRRILSRCQVRVAGREPLVVQARMTSADRARFVGTLRVTPHGGPDPDVVVERTRCADGTERITLHSAAARPLRLPVEVALGADLADLGAIASGAVGPELPASVHDSGLRWSCATGTSYVTADPPPADAIASAGLLRWDFEVPPGGSVCVELRVRLDGVGPVRAVGRTATSPLASAHATGDDPRVRALLATSLEDLQALLVRDPAHPADIHLAAGAPWRCGMAPAEALAAARMTLPLGTRLAAGTLRTLARTQVMGPGPRYGMIPGPRRDAGAHLPPGCTGTEATLLFPVLLAEARRWGLPDQETEELLPTAERCLTWLRATVGDGPYLRDPQPGGPVRCETQAHAHRAALLGADLLDACARPGAGGLREWARAVRAVFRRDFWIDDRGGGRPAAARTPDGRPLPHLGATAVHLLDTGLLGGGVLAPGLLDKVQTEQLARLLGSPVMDSGWGLRGLGMKEPGYNPFGHRSGAVRVHETAIAVTGLAAAGYEKESAGLLRGVLAAAESFGHRLPEMYAGEQRGDGSAPLPHPAACRPAATAAAAGVLLLTALAGIRPDAPARTVTLRPVPSVPLGEISLTGLRVAGAPFSVRVSRLGLAMVEEAADGLQLGV, encoded by the coding sequence ATGATCTGCGTCGCCCTGCCGGGCCTCGCGATCTCGACGGAACAGGGGCAGCTGACCGGGCGTGGACTGGAGGGGTTCTACCGGGCGGGCCGGCGCATCCTCTCCCGTTGCCAGGTGCGGGTGGCAGGACGCGAACCGCTGGTGGTCCAGGCGAGGATGACGTCGGCCGACCGGGCCCGTTTCGTCGGCACCCTGCGCGTCACCCCGCACGGCGGCCCGGACCCGGACGTCGTCGTGGAGCGGACGCGCTGCGCGGACGGCACGGAGCGGATCACCCTGCACAGCGCCGCCGCACGGCCGCTGCGGCTTCCGGTCGAGGTGGCCCTCGGCGCCGACCTGGCCGACCTGGGGGCGATCGCCTCCGGCGCCGTGGGCCCCGAACTGCCGGCCAGCGTCCACGACTCCGGCCTGCGTTGGTCCTGCGCAACCGGGACCTCATACGTCACGGCCGACCCGCCGCCCGCCGACGCCATCGCCTCCGCAGGGCTGCTGCGCTGGGACTTCGAGGTCCCTCCCGGCGGCAGCGTCTGCGTGGAGCTGAGGGTTCGCCTGGACGGGGTGGGCCCGGTCCGGGCCGTGGGCCGGACGGCTACGAGCCCCTTGGCTTCGGCACACGCGACGGGCGACGACCCACGCGTCCGGGCGCTCCTGGCGACGAGCCTCGAGGATCTGCAGGCCCTGCTGGTGCGCGACCCCGCGCACCCCGCCGACATCCACCTCGCCGCGGGGGCGCCGTGGCGCTGCGGTATGGCCCCGGCCGAGGCGCTTGCCGCGGCCCGCATGACACTGCCCCTCGGCACCCGCCTCGCCGCGGGCACCCTGCGCACTCTGGCGCGCACCCAGGTCATGGGACCAGGTCCGCGCTACGGCATGATCCCCGGCCCCCGGCGCGACGCGGGCGCCCATCTGCCGCCGGGGTGTACGGGGACGGAGGCCACGCTGCTCTTCCCGGTACTCCTCGCGGAGGCCCGACGATGGGGTCTGCCTGACCAGGAGACGGAGGAACTGCTGCCGACGGCCGAGCGCTGCCTGACCTGGCTGCGCGCCACGGTCGGCGACGGGCCCTACCTGAGAGACCCTCAGCCCGGCGGGCCCGTCCGCTGCGAGACACAGGCCCATGCCCACCGAGCGGCACTGCTCGGCGCCGATCTGCTGGACGCCTGCGCCAGACCGGGCGCGGGCGGTCTGCGGGAGTGGGCGCGGGCCGTGCGTGCCGTGTTTCGGCGGGACTTCTGGATCGACGACCGGGGAGGCGGCCGACCCGCGGCCGCCCGCACCCCGGACGGGCGGCCGCTGCCCCACCTCGGCGCGACCGCCGTCCACCTCCTCGACACCGGACTGCTGGGCGGCGGCGTCCTCGCCCCCGGGCTGCTGGACAAGGTGCAGACCGAACAACTCGCCCGGCTGCTCGGCAGCCCCGTCATGGACTCGGGCTGGGGGCTGCGAGGTCTCGGCATGAAGGAACCGGGCTACAACCCCTTCGGCCACCGCAGCGGAGCCGTACGGGTCCACGAAACGGCGATCGCCGTCACAGGCCTGGCCGCCGCGGGCTACGAGAAGGAGAGCGCCGGGCTGCTGCGAGGCGTACTGGCGGCGGCCGAGTCCTTCGGCCATCGCCTCCCGGAGATGTACGCGGGGGAGCAGCGCGGAGATGGCAGCGCTCCCCTCCCCCATCCGGCCGCCTGCCGTCCCGCCGCCACCGCTGCGGCGGCCGGGGTTCTGCTGCTGACCGCCCTGGCCGGCATCCGGCCCGACGCCCCGGCCCGAACCGTCACACTGCGCCCTGTGCCCAGCGTGCCTCTGGGCGAGATCTCCCTGACTGGCCTACGGGTGGCGGGCGCCCCCTTCTCCGTACGGGTCAGTCGGCTCGGACTCGCCATGGTGGAGGAGGCGGCCGACGGGTTGCAACTGGGGGTGTGA